A window of Leptotrichia wadei contains these coding sequences:
- a CDS encoding transporter substrate-binding domain-containing protein produces MKNILKLTGILLIGLFLISCGGKQENGKSGSSEGKQKVKVGTEGVYAPFTFTDGSGKLTGYDVEVVEEIGKRANLDIEFVPTPWDSMFLGLESKKFDFIANEIAKNPEREKKYTFSDDYLVSAAQIIVKKGRTDIKTLEDLKGKRVMTGVGSNYNKTLTDFDKNKEINYAYFDGNVSIALEEIAQGKADATLNDRLTVGYFTKQRGNLVEIVGEPVTKTPVYFTFRKDSEELKNKINKALAEMKADGTLAKISEKWFGGDYTK; encoded by the coding sequence GGGAAACAGGAAAATGGTAAAAGTGGGAGTAGTGAAGGAAAACAAAAAGTGAAAGTTGGAACAGAAGGAGTTTATGCACCGTTTACGTTTACCGATGGAAGTGGGAAATTAACTGGATATGATGTAGAAGTTGTTGAAGAAATTGGGAAAAGGGCAAATTTAGATATAGAGTTTGTGCCTACGCCTTGGGATAGTATGTTTTTAGGACTGGAATCGAAAAAATTTGACTTTATTGCAAATGAAATTGCTAAAAATCCTGAAAGAGAGAAAAAATATACTTTCTCTGATGATTATTTAGTATCAGCCGCTCAAATTATTGTTAAAAAAGGAAGAACTGACATTAAGACACTTGAGGACTTAAAAGGTAAAAGAGTTATGACAGGAGTAGGAAGTAATTATAACAAGACTTTGACTGATTTTGACAAAAACAAGGAAATAAATTATGCTTATTTTGATGGAAATGTTTCAATTGCACTAGAAGAAATTGCACAAGGAAAGGCAGACGCTACTTTAAATGACAGATTGACAGTAGGATATTTTACAAAGCAAAGAGGAAATCTTGTAGAGATTGTAGGAGAGCCTGTAACGAAAACGCCTGTATATTTCACATTTAGAAAAGATAGCGAAGAATTGAAAAATAAAATAAATAAAGCACTAGCTGAAATGAAAGCTGATGGAACGCTTGCCAAAATATCAGAAAAATGGTTTGGCGGAGATTATACGAAATAA